Genomic window ([Eubacterium] hominis):
AAGACGTGCGACACAACATGCGTATTCTATAGATGAAATATGGAAAGAGTTACAGGATATCGCCAATGAAAAGCGCTATGGCTTTTGGACTACTTTATTATTTGGGGCACTAAGTGCCTTGGGTTTTGCGATATTTTTTCATGGGACATGGAAGGAAGCATTCGTATCTTTTTTGATTGGAATGTTAATTAAAACTGTAAGCTTTTTACTAGAGAAGCGGGAATGGAATGTATTCTTTACCAATGCATTATCAGCAGGCTTGGCAGCGGTTGCGGCACTTGGTTTTCAATATATGGATCATGGTATTAATAGTGATATCGTGATTATCAGCAGTATCATGCTTTTGGTTCCAGGACTTGCGATTACCAATGCTGTTCGAGATACCATGGCAGGAGATTATTTATCAGGAGTGGCTCGTGCAACCGAAGCATTTTTAATTGCTGTAGCAATCGCAGTAGGCATAGGTTTTGTGTTAAGCATGTCTATTCGTTTGAAAGGAGGATTATAAGATGCTGGAAATATTAATTGGCTCTTTTATCGCTTCTTTAGGCTTTGGAATATTATTTAATATCAAAGGAAAAAAGCTGTTGCTGGCAGCAATTGGCGGTTCTTTGGGTGGTGTTGTTTATCAATTATGCTTAGATTTTGGCGCAAGTGAATTAAGTGCAATGTTTATCGCATCCATTTGTTTTTCACTTTATTCTGAGATATTGGCAAGAACTGCCCATACCCCGGTTACAACATTTATCATTTGTGCATTAATTCCCTTAGTACCAGGAGGTGGCATGTATCGTACGATGCTTGCCGCAATACAAGGAGATATTATGAAAGCTTTAACAATGGGCTTAGATACGATAACGATTGCAGGGGCACTTGTACTTGGGATATTACTTGTGTCCACGATTATGAAAGCAATCACAAAACGTAAAAAAACAGAGGTGAAAGCATGAAAAAAGTAGAACTATTAGCACCCGCAGGATCAATGGAAGCATTATATGCAGCTGTACAGAATGGTTGTGATGCTGTGTATCTTGGCGGAGAAATGTTTGGTGCAAGAGCATTTGCGCAAAACTTTTCAAGAGATGATTTAAAAGGAGCAATACGCTATGCTCATATGTATGGTGTAAGTGTTTATATCACAGTTAATACATTAATCAAAGAAGATGAAATGCATGCGGCCATTGATTATGTTTCTTATTTACAAGATATTGATGTAGATGCATTGATCATACAGGACTTAGGATTACTTCATGTTGTTAGAAATATGTTCCCGGATATGGAAGTACATGCTTCTACTCAAATGCATGTACATAATCCAGATGGTATTTTATTCTTGAAAAATCAAGGTGTAAAACGAGTCGTTGTCCCAAGAGAAACAACCATCGAAGAAATAGAAGCATACGCAAAACTTGGCGTGGATTTAGAAGTATTTGTACAAGGTGCTTTATGTGTGTCCTATTCTGGGCAGTGTTTGATGAGTTCTGTTTTATTTGATCGAAGTGGAAATCGTGGCGCATGTGCACAACCTTGTCGTATGCAATATGGCTTCTATCGAAAAGAAGAAGATTGTCTGGTGCCAATTAAAAGTAAAGGAGATTATCTGTTAAGCCCAAAGGACTTAAATACCCTAGAACGTTTGCCAGAATTAATAGATGCTGGCGTTGCTTCTTTTAAAATTGAAGGAAGAATGAAACGACCAGAATATGTAGCTTATATGGTATCACTGTATCGTCAGGCAATTGATGCACATTTAGCACATCGTAAATTCAAAGTTAGTAAAGAAATGATAGAAGATATGCAGAAATTATTTCATCGTGGATTTACAACAGGGCATATTTTTCATCAAAAAGGC
Coding sequences:
- a CDS encoding threonine/serine exporter family protein; the encoded protein is MDTNRLLDMAAFAGKLLIESGAEIYRVEETMVRLCTCFHEVEDAQSFVTPTGIMFSITVGQQTLTKVLRVKSRGTDLNCIDKINDLSRRATQHAYSIDEIWKELQDIANEKRYGFWTTLLFGALSALGFAIFFHGTWKEAFVSFLIGMLIKTVSFLLEKREWNVFFTNALSAGLAAVAALGFQYMDHGINSDIVIISSIMLLVPGLAITNAVRDTMAGDYLSGVARATEAFLIAVAIAVGIGFVLSMSIRLKGGL
- a CDS encoding threonine/serine exporter family protein, with amino-acid sequence MLEILIGSFIASLGFGILFNIKGKKLLLAAIGGSLGGVVYQLCLDFGASELSAMFIASICFSLYSEILARTAHTPVTTFIICALIPLVPGGGMYRTMLAAIQGDIMKALTMGLDTITIAGALVLGILLVSTIMKAITKRKKTEVKA